A section of the Streptomyces sp. V3I8 genome encodes:
- a CDS encoding helix-turn-helix transcriptional regulator → MLRIHFTHQDLQNIRIAPRPDPLWELICSVCRLQTRQGPLDFGSWRRCAYAQLRSDPDLRGVVSLLRTVIPDAGYIPDFLTPPVIGGSLADGLDQILRTPRGQLVHELTRLAKFRPGFSRTESLARAGSGGLKSLTGALHTYHGALLGPFWDDIRTQVGSDVALRTRSLLEGGTQSLLNGLRPLAQWNPPVLEVDYPVDRDLHLGGRGLLLLPSYFCWRRPTALADPSLTPVLVYPVKKTLLSDAYGTRQKLVHLLGRTRAALLAEAADQMSRTTSELADAVRVSLPSASAQLSILRDTGLVVSRREGKYVLHSVTPLGLQLLGARTPGPSPGLGKESRG, encoded by the coding sequence ATGCTGCGTATTCATTTCACCCACCAGGACCTGCAGAACATTCGGATCGCTCCGCGGCCCGACCCACTTTGGGAACTGATCTGTAGCGTCTGCCGGTTACAGACGCGTCAGGGGCCGCTCGACTTTGGCTCCTGGCGCCGTTGCGCCTATGCCCAACTTCGCAGCGACCCCGACCTGCGTGGCGTCGTGTCTCTGCTGCGGACGGTGATCCCCGACGCCGGCTACATCCCGGACTTCCTCACACCGCCGGTTATCGGCGGCAGCCTGGCTGACGGTCTCGATCAGATACTCCGCACGCCTCGTGGGCAGTTAGTCCATGAGCTGACCCGGCTGGCAAAGTTCCGCCCGGGTTTCTCCCGGACTGAGTCGCTGGCGAGAGCGGGGTCCGGCGGGCTCAAGTCCCTGACAGGCGCACTGCACACCTACCACGGCGCACTGCTGGGGCCGTTCTGGGACGACATCCGCACCCAGGTCGGCTCCGACGTCGCCCTACGGACTCGTTCCCTGCTGGAAGGCGGCACGCAGTCGCTGCTCAATGGCCTGCGTCCGCTGGCGCAGTGGAACCCACCGGTGCTGGAAGTGGATTACCCAGTCGACAGGGATCTCCACCTGGGCGGGCGCGGCCTGCTTCTCCTCCCCTCATACTTCTGCTGGCGCCGACCGACCGCCCTTGCGGACCCGTCGCTGACACCAGTACTGGTCTATCCGGTCAAGAAGACTCTGCTCAGTGATGCTTACGGCACGCGTCAAAAACTGGTGCATCTGCTCGGCCGTACCCGCGCGGCGCTCCTCGCCGAGGCGGCCGACCAAATGTCCCGCACCACTTCAGAACTCGCCGACGCCGTTCGGGTGTCCCTGCCCAGCGCCAGTGCGCAACTCAGCATCCTGCGTGATACAGGCTTGGTGGTCAGCCGCCGCGAAGGCAAATACGTTCTGCACTCAGTAACTCCGTTGGGCCTGCAACTTCTCGGCGCGCGGACTCCGGGTCCGAGTCCGGGTCTGGGCAAGGAAAGCCGGGGCTGA
- a CDS encoding dihydrofolate reductase family protein: MRTLISSAFISLDGVVEGPGGDPGYRNAGWTFKDVEFLPEAFEIKGREQEEATAILMGRTSYEAFSPVWPDMEDFAGYKVMPKYVVSTTVTEDDLVSNWGKTTILRSLEEVAALKETEGGPIIVHGSAALNQALSDAGLIDRYHLLVFPLLLGAGKRLFSATDKDTQKLKLVEHEAYANGLQKNVFDVVR; this comes from the coding sequence ATGCGCACCCTGATCAGCTCTGCCTTCATATCCCTCGACGGCGTCGTGGAGGGCCCCGGTGGCGACCCCGGATACCGGAATGCGGGCTGGACGTTCAAGGATGTCGAGTTCCTCCCCGAGGCGTTCGAGATCAAGGGCCGGGAACAGGAGGAAGCCACCGCGATACTGATGGGCCGCACCAGCTACGAGGCGTTCAGCCCTGTATGGCCCGACATGGAGGACTTCGCCGGCTACAAGGTGATGCCGAAGTATGTCGTCTCCACCACTGTCACCGAGGACGACCTGGTCTCGAACTGGGGCAAGACCACGATCTTGCGCTCGCTCGAGGAGGTCGCCGCGCTGAAGGAGACCGAAGGCGGGCCGATCATCGTTCACGGCAGTGCCGCCCTGAACCAGGCCCTTTCGGACGCCGGACTGATCGACCGCTACCACCTGCTCGTTTTTCCGCTGCTGCTCGGCGCGGGCAAGCGGCTCTTCAGCGCCACCGACAAGGACACCCAGAAGCTGAAGCTCGTCGAGCACGAGGCCTACGCCAACGGCCTGCAGAAGAACGTCTTCGACGTCGTGCGCTGA
- a CDS encoding helicase associated domain-containing protein codes for MLGIEASAEGEAVVPVRRSQDERWNTNLAAARQFHTRKGHLRPARKHVEIIDVHGGGESEREAVKLRAWLDNTRRRVGKLSAQRRAALDGLGMHW; via the coding sequence ATGCTCGGCATCGAGGCGTCCGCGGAGGGTGAGGCGGTGGTGCCGGTGCGGCGGTCGCAGGACGAACGCTGGAACACCAACCTTGCTGCCGCCCGCCAGTTCCACACCCGCAAAGGTCACCTGCGCCCTGCCCGCAAGCACGTCGAAATAATCGACGTGCACGGAGGCGGAGAGAGCGAGCGGGAAGCGGTGAAGCTTAGGGCATGGCTCGACAACACCCGTCGCCGGGTGGGGAAGCTGAGTGCGCAGCGGCGGGCTGCACTCGATGGACTCGGCATGCACTGGTAG
- a CDS encoding pentapeptide repeat-containing protein — MTIRRKPRPANERELRLWGVRRALALTFAAAVLAAGSIFYTLVVLLDFQEIDTTAELDAKTLFDLVKLSFGVVAGAGALVALVVAYRRQRVDEAGAHRETTRLHTERFTTAVSQLGNDSPAVRLGGVHALAGLADDAPTQDLRQTCIDVLCAYLRLPSTPDPGDLPDSLPDGTPPTDERRDAHQDKKDRHRALREVRHTILRLVGDHYRIPKDTHRSWQDCDLDLRDVTIDGVMDFDGAEFSGGMVNFSGAKLSDGSAMNFNNVIFSGGRVLFDYVIFSGGVVSFINATFSGGTVNLKQAEFSGSVLLFHSVVFSGATVNFDRAAFTGGTVLFDEVVFNAGTVNFARASGNPPTGLRDAAGPSASATLTLPPAWLS, encoded by the coding sequence ATGACGATCCGTCGAAAGCCACGACCTGCGAATGAACGGGAGCTACGATTGTGGGGGGTTCGCCGGGCGTTGGCCCTCACTTTCGCCGCCGCGGTCCTGGCCGCGGGCAGCATCTTCTACACCCTGGTCGTGCTCCTCGACTTCCAGGAGATCGACACCACCGCCGAGCTCGACGCGAAGACACTCTTCGACCTGGTAAAACTCTCCTTCGGAGTGGTCGCCGGGGCCGGCGCGCTCGTCGCCCTGGTCGTCGCCTACCGCCGCCAGCGCGTCGACGAAGCCGGCGCCCACCGCGAAACCACCCGCCTGCACACCGAACGCTTCACGACCGCCGTCTCCCAGCTCGGCAACGACTCCCCGGCCGTCCGCCTCGGCGGCGTCCACGCCCTGGCCGGACTCGCCGACGACGCCCCCACCCAGGACCTGCGCCAGACCTGCATCGACGTCCTGTGCGCCTACCTCCGCCTGCCTTCCACCCCCGACCCCGGCGATCTGCCTGATTCCCTGCCCGACGGCACCCCACCCACCGACGAACGGCGCGACGCCCACCAGGACAAGAAAGACCGACACCGCGCCCTGCGCGAGGTCCGGCACACGATCTTGCGCCTTGTCGGAGACCACTACCGCATCCCCAAGGACACTCACCGCTCCTGGCAGGACTGCGACCTGGACCTCCGCGACGTCACCATCGACGGAGTCATGGACTTCGACGGCGCGGAGTTCTCCGGCGGTATGGTCAACTTCAGTGGAGCGAAGCTCTCCGACGGATCCGCAATGAATTTCAACAACGTGATCTTCTCCGGAGGCAGGGTGCTCTTCGATTACGTGATTTTCTCGGGCGGCGTGGTGAGCTTTATCAACGCGACCTTCTCCGGCGGCACGGTGAACCTCAAACAGGCTGAGTTCTCCGGAAGTGTGCTGCTCTTTCATAGCGTGGTGTTCTCCGGAGCCACAGTGAACTTCGACCGCGCGGCGTTCACAGGCGGCACGGTGCTCTTCGACGAAGTGGTGTTCAACGCAGGCACGGTGAACTTCGCCCGCGCAAGCGGCAACCCTCCCACCGGGCTTCGGGACGCAGCCGGTCCTTCTGCTTCTGCGACGCTCACTCTGCCCCCCGCCTGGCTGTCCTGA
- a CDS encoding replication-relaxation family protein, protein MATTEQVHLLTAPGVRIEQTRRRLAKLRGEGLVDRITLAQAGRMQVWFATGYGARIAATWPELRGLSARRYADDRTAVRLKIGHGLTVTEVGLGIVQPGGAVGDVPQPASSFLQEPVREPGMPTRQLLRAIADLYPVREESGSWSRSSVPVPRGKEAGWCRHLRQSRAP, encoded by the coding sequence ATGGCGACGACCGAGCAGGTGCATCTGCTGACCGCTCCGGGGGTGCGGATCGAGCAGACGCGGCGCCGGCTCGCGAAGCTGCGCGGGGAAGGTCTGGTGGACCGCATCACGCTGGCGCAGGCGGGGCGGATGCAGGTGTGGTTCGCCACCGGGTACGGGGCGCGGATCGCGGCCACCTGGCCGGAGTTACGGGGTCTCTCAGCGCGCCGGTACGCCGATGACCGGACTGCGGTGCGGCTGAAGATCGGGCACGGGCTGACCGTGACCGAGGTCGGGCTCGGCATCGTCCAGCCGGGCGGCGCTGTGGGCGATGTTCCGCAGCCAGCCTCTTCCTTCTTGCAGGAACCAGTTCGTGAGCCTGGCATGCCAACAAGGCAACTGTTACGGGCAATTGCGGATTTGTACCCCGTAAGGGAGGAGAGTGGAAGCTGGAGCCGCTCTTCGGTTCCGGTCCCCAGGGGGAAGGAGGCTGGCTGGTGCAGGCATCTTCGGCAGAGCAGGGCGCCGTGA
- a CDS encoding YihY/virulence factor BrkB family protein, with amino-acid sequence MVRTLRRHGRHDGHAAAGQKVEAGRGTGAGPDEQVERQAPDTPADLPKGSRGAALKGTLKEFKKDELADRAAALTYYGILALFPALLALVSLLGIVGQNVTKQVLDNIQKLAPGAARDVLSNAVKQMQGNGGLGSIMAIVGLALAVWSASGYVAAFIRSANAIYDIPEGRPIWKVIPVRVGVTVVLMILAVVSALIVVFTGGLARQVGTALGIGDTFLTVWSIAKWPVLVVLVTVMIAILYWATPNAKVRGFRWITPGSFLALVIWMIASAGFALYVANFASYNKTYGALAGVIIFLVWLWITNLAVLLGLEFDAEMHRQRAAAGGHPSGEEPYVQPRDTRKWDEEDRRRLES; translated from the coding sequence ATGGTACGGACACTGAGACGGCATGGAAGGCATGACGGGCACGCCGCGGCCGGCCAGAAGGTCGAGGCCGGGCGGGGGACGGGTGCCGGACCGGATGAGCAGGTGGAGCGGCAGGCGCCGGACACTCCGGCGGACCTGCCCAAGGGCTCCCGGGGGGCGGCGCTGAAAGGCACTCTGAAGGAGTTCAAGAAGGATGAGCTGGCCGACCGGGCCGCGGCGCTGACCTACTACGGGATCCTGGCGCTGTTCCCGGCCCTGCTGGCGCTGGTCTCGCTGCTGGGGATCGTCGGCCAGAACGTGACGAAGCAGGTGCTGGACAACATCCAGAAGCTCGCCCCGGGCGCGGCGCGCGACGTCCTGAGCAATGCGGTGAAGCAGATGCAGGGCAACGGCGGGCTCGGCTCGATCATGGCGATCGTCGGTCTGGCGCTCGCCGTGTGGTCAGCCTCCGGCTATGTCGCGGCGTTCATCCGCAGCGCGAACGCCATCTACGACATTCCCGAGGGCCGTCCGATATGGAAGGTGATACCGGTCCGGGTCGGTGTGACCGTTGTGCTGATGATCCTGGCAGTTGTCAGTGCGCTGATCGTCGTCTTCACCGGCGGCCTGGCCCGGCAGGTCGGCACCGCGCTAGGCATAGGGGACACGTTCCTGACGGTGTGGTCGATCGCCAAGTGGCCGGTGCTCGTCGTCCTGGTCACGGTCATGATCGCGATCTTGTACTGGGCGACGCCGAACGCGAAGGTCCGAGGCTTCCGCTGGATCACACCGGGCAGCTTCCTGGCCCTGGTGATCTGGATGATCGCCTCCGCCGGGTTCGCGCTGTACGTGGCGAACTTCGCCTCCTACAACAAGACCTACGGCGCCCTCGCCGGCGTGATCATTTTCCTGGTGTGGCTGTGGATCACGAACCTGGCGGTCCTCCTGGGCCTGGAGTTCGACGCCGAGATGCACCGGCAGCGCGCCGCCGCGGGCGGCCACCCGTCCGGCGAGGAGCCCTACGTCCAGCCCCGCGACACCCGAAAATGGGACGAAGAGGACCGCCGCCGCCTTGAATCCTGA
- a CDS encoding IS630 family transposase: protein MGRPKAALVLTAQERDRLEELVRRRSTSQALALRCRIVLACASGAANREAARQVGVEEHTVGKWRARFVRDRLQGLGDLPRPGGPWSVSDEQVAAVVKRTLESTPRNATHWSTRAMATELGLSQSTVSRIWRAFGLQPHRTETFKLSTDMYFVDKVHDVVGLYLDPPERALVFCVDEKSQIQALDRSQPVLPMMPGIPQRTTHDYVRAGTTTLFAALDVTTGAVIGSLHRRHRAEEFKKFLTKLDREIPPGLDVHLVLDNYAPHKTQAIKTWLIAHPRFHLHFTPTGSSWLNLVERWFAELTNKQIRRGVHKSVQALEKDIRTWIADWNTNPRPYTWTKTADDILERLASYLKRIPDSGH, encoded by the coding sequence ATGGGGCGGCCGAAGGCTGCGTTGGTGTTGACTGCTCAGGAACGTGACCGGTTGGAGGAGTTGGTTCGTCGGCGGTCGACGTCGCAGGCGTTGGCTCTGCGGTGCCGGATCGTCCTTGCGTGTGCATCGGGTGCTGCCAACCGGGAGGCGGCGCGCCAGGTCGGAGTCGAGGAGCACACGGTCGGCAAGTGGCGTGCGCGTTTCGTCCGCGACCGCTTGCAGGGGCTCGGTGACCTGCCACGTCCAGGCGGTCCTTGGTCGGTGTCCGACGAGCAGGTCGCCGCGGTGGTGAAACGGACGCTGGAAAGCACGCCGAGGAACGCGACGCACTGGTCGACGCGGGCGATGGCCACGGAGCTGGGTCTGTCGCAGTCGACCGTCTCCCGGATCTGGCGGGCCTTCGGCCTGCAGCCCCACCGCACCGAGACGTTCAAACTCTCGACGGACATGTACTTCGTGGACAAAGTGCACGACGTCGTCGGGCTCTACCTGGATCCGCCGGAGCGGGCTCTGGTGTTCTGTGTTGACGAGAAGTCGCAGATTCAGGCCCTGGACCGCTCGCAGCCGGTCCTTCCGATGATGCCCGGCATCCCGCAGCGGACCACACACGATTACGTTCGCGCTGGCACCACAACGCTCTTCGCGGCGCTCGATGTGACCACCGGCGCCGTGATCGGTTCTCTCCACCGCCGACACCGGGCCGAGGAGTTCAAGAAGTTCCTGACCAAACTGGACCGGGAGATCCCGCCGGGCCTCGACGTGCACCTGGTTCTCGACAACTACGCCCCCCACAAGACTCAGGCGATCAAGACCTGGCTGATTGCACACCCCCGCTTCCACCTGCACTTCACACCCACCGGGTCGTCCTGGCTCAACCTGGTGGAACGCTGGTTCGCAGAACTCACAAACAAACAGATACGGCGAGGCGTCCACAAGAGCGTGCAGGCCCTGGAGAAGGACATCCGGACCTGGATCGCCGACTGGAACACCAACCCCAGGCCATACACCTGGACGAAGACCGCCGACGACATCCTCGAACGCCTCGCCAGCTATCTGAAACGAATTCCTGACTCAGGACACTAG
- a CDS encoding ABC transporter ATP-binding protein, translating to MIEVCGLSKRYGEVAAVDDLTFAVRPGEVTGFLGPNGAGKSTTMRMILGLDAASSGTATVAGRPYAAQPAPLKVVGALLDPGAVLPSRTAYHHLSALAASNGIPRRRVDEVLAEVGLEKVSRRRAGTFSLGMRQRLGIAAALLGDPPMLVLDEPLNGLDPEGIVWIRSLMRRMAAEGRAVLMSSHLMSEMELTADHLIVIGRGKLIADMTMKDFIEAHSEREVFVRTPQAEALHSMLTATVQVRSEGGDALVVTGLEAAEIGALASLGGVELHELAPRQVSLEKAFMDLTRDAVEYQSEKGTSR from the coding sequence ATGATCGAAGTATGCGGCCTGTCGAAACGCTATGGCGAGGTTGCGGCAGTGGACGATCTGACATTCGCTGTCCGCCCCGGGGAAGTGACCGGGTTCCTGGGACCCAATGGAGCCGGCAAGTCGACCACGATGCGCATGATTCTGGGCCTGGACGCCGCCAGTTCCGGGACTGCGACAGTGGCCGGTCGGCCGTACGCTGCGCAGCCCGCACCACTGAAGGTGGTCGGGGCGCTCCTGGATCCGGGCGCGGTGCTGCCCAGTCGCACCGCCTATCATCATTTGTCGGCGTTGGCGGCCAGCAACGGGATTCCGCGCCGCCGGGTGGACGAGGTACTGGCGGAAGTCGGCTTGGAGAAGGTGAGTCGCCGACGTGCGGGGACGTTCTCCCTCGGAATGCGTCAGCGGCTGGGCATCGCCGCGGCCCTGTTGGGTGATCCTCCGATGCTGGTCCTCGACGAGCCGCTCAACGGGCTGGACCCGGAGGGCATCGTATGGATTCGCTCGCTGATGCGGAGGATGGCGGCCGAAGGACGCGCGGTTCTGATGTCCAGCCATCTGATGAGTGAGATGGAGTTGACCGCCGACCATCTCATCGTCATCGGTCGCGGAAAGTTGATCGCTGACATGACGATGAAGGACTTCATCGAGGCACATTCCGAGCGCGAGGTCTTTGTTCGCACCCCTCAGGCCGAGGCCCTGCACAGCATGCTCACCGCGACCGTTCAGGTGCGGAGCGAGGGCGGTGACGCTTTGGTGGTGACAGGTCTGGAAGCCGCCGAGATCGGGGCCCTGGCGTCGCTCGGCGGAGTGGAGCTGCACGAGCTTGCTCCGCGCCAAGTGTCGCTGGAAAAGGCATTCATGGACCTGACGCGCGATGCGGTGGAGTACCAGTCGGAGAAGGGGACGAGCCGATGA
- a CDS encoding ABC transporter permease has product MTFWHCLHAEWIKIRTMRSTVYVILGTLAFCIGLAALNASSAGSEFADLSPADQASFDPLATSLRGYLLAQIALGLLGGLVITSEYGARTIVPTLIAVPHRLQVLVSKAVVLTGVALPVGIAVSLAGFLVGQASLSGAGAPHLALSDGVALRGIAGGGLYLALAGLFGLALGTVIRSTTATVTTLFGVMLIVQAFAPALPAGLGDWVSKYWPPIAGGQIITSYQDPMLLSPWAGVGVMAGCVAALMTAAFVVFRKRDA; this is encoded by the coding sequence GTGACCTTCTGGCACTGCCTGCACGCCGAGTGGATCAAGATCCGCACGATGCGCTCGACGGTGTACGTGATCCTGGGCACTCTGGCATTCTGCATCGGTCTTGCTGCGCTGAACGCCTCGTCCGCAGGCAGTGAGTTCGCGGACCTGAGTCCCGCGGACCAGGCCTCGTTCGACCCGTTGGCGACCAGCCTGCGCGGCTACCTGCTTGCGCAGATCGCGCTCGGCCTGTTGGGCGGCCTGGTCATCACCTCGGAATACGGTGCGCGCACGATCGTCCCCACCCTGATCGCTGTTCCGCACCGGCTGCAGGTGCTGGTGTCCAAGGCTGTGGTGCTGACGGGCGTGGCGCTCCCGGTCGGGATCGCGGTGTCACTGGCCGGGTTTCTCGTGGGGCAGGCGTCGCTGTCCGGGGCGGGCGCCCCGCACCTGGCACTCTCCGACGGCGTGGCACTGCGTGGCATCGCAGGTGGTGGTCTTTATCTGGCACTGGCCGGGCTCTTCGGACTGGCTCTGGGCACGGTGATCCGCTCCACCACGGCAACAGTGACCACACTGTTCGGCGTCATGCTGATCGTTCAGGCCTTCGCCCCGGCCCTGCCCGCAGGACTCGGCGACTGGGTGTCGAAGTACTGGCCGCCGATCGCCGGCGGGCAGATCATCACCAGCTATCAGGACCCCATGTTGCTGAGTCCCTGGGCGGGCGTGGGCGTCATGGCCGGATGCGTGGCCGCCCTGATGACGGCGGCGTTCGTCGTCTTCCGCAAGCGTGACGCCTAG
- a CDS encoding response regulator transcription factor, with product MTTTQRLLLVEDEPTLRELLSASLRLAGFEVIPAEAGGQALEAVRDRRPDLIVLDVMLPDFDGFEVARRLREHPSGSGSGHPPILFLTARDAAEDRISGLRAGGDDYVTKPFNLEELILRIQAVLRRTSGRRLDGLVVVDDLELDLDSHQVTRGGEPVQLSPTEFNLLRVLMENAGQVLSRDQLLDQVWHYDFDGDDSIVASYISYLRRKIDTGERKLIHTVRGTGYVLRRPRG from the coding sequence ATGACGACGACACAACGACTGCTACTGGTGGAGGACGAGCCCACGCTGCGTGAGCTGCTGTCTGCCAGCTTGCGGCTGGCCGGCTTCGAAGTGATTCCGGCCGAAGCCGGCGGCCAGGCCCTGGAAGCGGTCCGCGACAGGCGCCCCGATCTGATCGTCCTGGACGTGATGCTGCCCGACTTCGACGGCTTCGAGGTCGCACGCCGCCTGCGCGAGCATCCGTCCGGTTCCGGAAGCGGGCACCCGCCGATCCTCTTCCTGACGGCCCGGGACGCAGCCGAGGACCGCATCAGCGGTCTGCGGGCCGGCGGGGACGACTACGTGACCAAGCCCTTCAACCTCGAGGAACTCATCCTGCGCATCCAGGCCGTGCTGCGTCGCACCAGCGGCCGCCGGCTCGATGGGCTCGTGGTCGTCGACGACCTGGAACTCGATCTCGACAGCCACCAGGTGACGCGAGGCGGCGAGCCGGTGCAGCTGTCTCCGACCGAATTCAACCTCCTGCGCGTGCTGATGGAAAACGCCGGCCAGGTCTTGTCCAGGGATCAGCTGCTGGACCAGGTCTGGCACTACGACTTTGACGGCGACGACTCCATCGTCGCCTCCTACATCAGCTACCTGCGCCGCAAAATCGACACCGGCGAACGGAAGCTGATCCATACGGTGCGTGGCACCGGCTATGTCCTGCGCAGGCCCCGCGGATGA
- a CDS encoding sensor histidine kinase — MAITLLLVIAALLASNALLVTLLQRQLVQQLDDRLRTAVTTAARLSNMEDTSGESAPETRDAVEGDLAGDVYVAYLDAEGHLRHTLRPAAHGTPRLPVLGTAAITARDQHPFQVLGKDDGDEWRVIAAPLAAGHDTQVDEGGSVVVAGSLSPVHTTIRQLGVRMLVIDSLVLVCLGIIAWFAVRAGLRPLRRIETTAAAIAGGDLSSRVPQPATTRTELGRLSAALNGMLDRIEAGDAARAATNERMRTFVADASHELRTPLFGIKGFTELYRMGGMPERADVDAAMSRIEREAARLARIVEDLLLLARLDEDATGDVHPTLRLTPMDLRTLAADALHDLRALAPERPITLTGPGGGPPGGAPVLGDESRLRQVTSNLVGNAIAHTPPGTPVRIGVGTLDDQAVLELSDEGPGIAAEQTGHIFDRFYRADTARGRTQTGGAGLGLSIVRSLVTAHRGRVEVRSVPGEGATFRVLLPLHPDSSASDS; from the coding sequence GTGGCCATCACGTTGCTGCTAGTCATCGCCGCCCTGTTGGCCAGTAACGCCCTACTCGTCACCCTGCTGCAACGGCAACTGGTGCAGCAACTGGATGACCGGCTGCGCACCGCTGTCACGACGGCGGCGCGGCTGTCGAACATGGAAGACACGTCCGGCGAGTCGGCACCGGAGACGCGCGATGCCGTGGAGGGCGACCTGGCGGGCGACGTCTACGTCGCCTACCTCGATGCCGAAGGGCATCTGCGGCATACGCTGCGTCCGGCCGCCCATGGCACCCCCCGACTTCCGGTCCTCGGCACCGCAGCGATCACGGCCCGAGACCAGCACCCCTTCCAGGTCCTGGGCAAGGATGACGGCGATGAGTGGCGTGTCATCGCTGCCCCGTTGGCCGCCGGCCACGACACCCAGGTGGACGAGGGCGGCAGCGTCGTCGTGGCCGGTTCCCTGTCTCCGGTCCACACGACGATTCGGCAGCTGGGCGTGCGGATGCTGGTGATCGATTCCCTGGTGCTCGTCTGCTTGGGCATCATCGCCTGGTTCGCCGTGCGAGCCGGTCTGCGGCCGCTGCGGCGCATCGAGACGACGGCAGCGGCCATCGCGGGCGGAGATCTGTCGAGCCGGGTCCCGCAGCCGGCCACGACGCGCACCGAACTGGGCCGGCTGTCCGCCGCGCTCAACGGCATGCTGGACCGCATCGAAGCCGGCGACGCCGCCCGCGCCGCCACCAACGAGCGTATGCGCACCTTTGTCGCGGACGCCAGCCACGAACTGCGCACCCCGCTGTTCGGGATCAAAGGCTTCACCGAGCTGTATCGGATGGGTGGCATGCCCGAGCGCGCCGATGTCGATGCCGCCATGAGCCGTATCGAACGCGAAGCAGCCCGCCTCGCCCGCATTGTCGAGGACCTGCTGCTCCTTGCCAGGCTCGACGAAGATGCCACCGGTGATGTGCATCCGACCCTTCGTCTCACCCCCATGGACCTGCGCACCCTGGCCGCCGACGCCCTGCACGACCTACGGGCCTTGGCCCCCGAACGTCCCATCACCCTGACCGGCCCGGGCGGCGGTCCGCCCGGTGGCGCCCCTGTTCTGGGCGACGAGTCCCGACTGCGACAGGTCACCTCCAATCTCGTCGGCAACGCCATCGCCCACACTCCTCCCGGCACGCCGGTACGCATCGGTGTCGGCACGCTGGACGATCAGGCAGTCCTGGAGCTGAGCGATGAGGGGCCAGGAATCGCGGCCGAGCAGACCGGCCACATCTTCGACCGTTTCTACCGTGCCGACACCGCTCGCGGCCGCACACAGACTGGCGGTGCCGGTCTCGGACTGTCCATCGTCCGCTCCCTGGTGACCGCTCACCGCGGCCGCGTTGAGGTCCGCTCAGTGCCGGGGGAGGGCGCCACGTTCCGCGTCCTGCTGCCGCTGCATCCCGACAGCTCCGCCAGCGATTCCTGA